Proteins from one Chroococcidiopsis sp. CCMEE 29 genomic window:
- a CDS encoding Fic family protein, with protein sequence MVSATRAGRYVEQIAGYKAFIPNPLPPLPEIIMDQEMWNLLSQADRALGRLDGSTDALPNPDLFVFMYVRKEAVLSSQIEGTQASLIDVLEFESQTLEPDNPQEVAEVVNYISAVNYGLERLKSLPVSLRLIREIHKELMQGVRGAEREPGEFRRTQNWIGPGGCSLTQATYVPPPPHDMIQALDNLEKFLHDSTPIPALIRVGLAHAQFETIHPFLDGNGRTGRLLITFLLCEQNILKRPLLYISHYFKKYRAEYYDRLQAIRDSGNWEGWLKFFLRGVYEVAQEASATARKIVNMKEEHRQLVLNQMGRRSGKAIALLESLYFRPIFTVEHVEAVCELSYPNANTLVRDLCDIGLLQEITGQKRNRAFSYAPFLDVFRDS encoded by the coding sequence ATGGTCAGTGCTACCAGAGCAGGTCGATATGTGGAACAGATTGCAGGATACAAAGCCTTTATACCTAATCCACTACCACCTCTACCTGAAATCATTATGGATCAGGAAATGTGGAATCTTCTGTCTCAAGCAGACCGTGCTCTGGGTCGCCTAGACGGATCAACAGATGCTCTGCCTAATCCTGACCTATTTGTGTTTATGTATGTCCGCAAAGAAGCTGTCCTATCGAGTCAGATTGAGGGAACACAGGCGTCTTTGATAGATGTTCTAGAATTTGAATCCCAAACTCTAGAGCCAGATAATCCCCAAGAAGTGGCTGAGGTAGTGAACTATATTTCTGCTGTTAACTATGGTCTTGAGCGCTTGAAGAGTCTACCTGTATCGTTGCGATTAATTCGGGAAATTCATAAGGAATTAATGCAAGGAGTAAGAGGTGCTGAGCGCGAGCCAGGAGAGTTCCGTCGCACTCAGAACTGGATTGGTCCGGGAGGATGTTCCTTAACACAGGCTACTTATGTCCCTCCGCCACCGCACGATATGATCCAAGCTCTGGATAATTTGGAGAAGTTCTTGCACGATTCAACACCAATCCCTGCTCTGATCAGAGTTGGATTGGCTCATGCTCAGTTTGAAACAATCCACCCTTTCCTCGACGGTAATGGAAGAACAGGGCGTCTATTAATTACGTTTCTGCTATGTGAACAAAACATACTGAAACGTCCATTACTCTACATCTCCCACTATTTCAAGAAATATCGTGCTGAATACTACGACCGCCTTCAGGCTATCAGGGACAGTGGGAACTGGGAAGGCTGGCTTAAATTTTTTCTGCGTGGCGTTTATGAAGTTGCTCAGGAAGCCTCTGCTACTGCTCGCAAGATAGTCAACATGAAAGAAGAACATCGCCAACTAGTACTCAATCAAATGGGGCGTAGATCAGGAAAAGCTATAGCATTGCTTGAAAGCCTCTATTTCAGACCAATTTTTACTGTAGAACATGTTGAAGCAGTTTGTGAGTTGTCATACCCCAACGCAAACACATTGGTTAGGGATCTCTGCGATATAGGTCTTCTACAAGAAATTACTGGACAAAAACGTAATCGAGCCTTTTCTTATGCCCCATTCCTGGATGTTTTTAGAGATTCCTAG
- the pdxA gene encoding 4-hydroxythreonine-4-phosphate dehydrogenase PdxA, whose product MYPLNKKATTIPDKSDHPRLAVTLGDPAGIGPEVTLKALADPQVSQNCDITVIGSKSQLVRTYAQLRQNQRHSNEYINLDEVSILDVELEGKVEEQIITGIGNAASGAASFIYLSTAIARTLVGEFQAIVTGPIAKSAWKASGYNYPGQTELLAQQSGVKRFGMLFVARSPHTGWTLRTLLATTHIPLRQVADTLTPQLLATKLDLLVECLQQDFGLERPRIAIAGLNPHSGELGQLGHEEQEWLIPWLQQERLNRPDLQLDGPIPPDTMWVRPAQAWYGELRGERQKADASIQNPADAYLALYHDQGLIPVKQLAFDRAVNTSIGLPFIRTSPDHGTAFDIAGQGVADATSMKAAIQLAAELVNQRERSDILRAPN is encoded by the coding sequence ATGTATCCATTGAATAAAAAGGCTACCACGATACCAGACAAAAGCGATCACCCTCGTTTAGCAGTGACGCTTGGAGATCCAGCGGGTATAGGACCAGAAGTAACTTTGAAAGCTCTGGCAGACCCGCAAGTGAGCCAAAATTGCGATATCACTGTAATTGGCAGCAAGTCTCAACTGGTAAGAACTTATGCCCAGCTGCGCCAGAACCAGCGCCACTCAAATGAGTATATAAACTTAGATGAAGTGTCAATTCTGGATGTGGAGTTGGAGGGGAAAGTAGAGGAGCAAATTATTACGGGTATTGGTAATGCGGCAAGTGGAGCAGCTAGCTTTATCTATTTGTCAACAGCGATCGCCCGCACCTTAGTAGGAGAATTCCAAGCCATCGTTACCGGTCCAATCGCCAAGTCTGCGTGGAAGGCATCTGGGTATAATTATCCGGGTCAAACTGAGTTACTAGCCCAGCAATCAGGCGTTAAACGATTTGGTATGTTGTTTGTAGCGCGATCGCCCCACACTGGCTGGACACTCCGCACCCTGCTTGCCACTACCCACATCCCCCTACGTCAAGTTGCCGACACCCTCACACCCCAACTGCTAGCTACTAAGCTTGATTTATTAGTGGAGTGCTTGCAGCAAGATTTTGGTTTAGAAAGACCGAGGATTGCGATCGCGGGGTTAAATCCCCACAGTGGGGAACTAGGACAGCTAGGACACGAAGAGCAAGAGTGGTTGATTCCCTGGTTACAGCAAGAACGGCTAAACCGCCCTGATTTGCAATTAGATGGTCCTATTCCACCAGATACGATGTGGGTAAGACCAGCTCAAGCCTGGTACGGAGAGCTAAGAGGTGAAAGGCAAAAAGCAGATGCTTCAATCCAAAATCCAGCTGATGCCTATCTTGCCCTTTATCATGACCAAGGCTTAATTCCCGTAAAACAATTAGCATTCGACCGTGCTGTTAACACCTCCATCGGTCTTCCCTTCATCCGCACTTCACCTGATCACGGCACAGCTTTTGACATTGCTGGTCAGGGCGTAGCTGATGCTACCAGTATGAAAGCAGCCATTCAACTAGCAGCTGAGTTGGTAAACCAGAGAGAAAGAAGTGACATCCTCCGAGCACCAAACTAA
- a CDS encoding PetM family cytochrome b6-f complex subunit 7 encodes MGGEMFTAAVLSFTLILVGMGLGFLLLKIQGGEEESL; translated from the coding sequence ATGGGCGGTGAAATGTTTACAGCGGCTGTCTTGTCCTTCACCTTAATCCTGGTGGGTATGGGCTTGGGTTTTCTGTTACTCAAAATTCAGGGTGGCGAAGAAGAGTCGCTATAG
- a CDS encoding SDR family oxidoreductase gives MTILIVGATGTLGRQVARRALDEGYKVRCMVRNPQKATFLKEWGAEIVQGNLCYPQTLPPALEGVSVVIDAATARPTDSFSIKQIDWDGKVALIQAAKAAGVERFIFFSILDAEKYPNVPLMEIKHCTELFLDEAGLNYTILRLCGFMQGLIGQYAIPILEGQAVWVTGEASPVAYMDTQDIAKFAVRTLSVPETEKQTFPIVGTRAWSADEIINLCERLTGKQARVSRMPLNLLRTMRQVSRFFQWGWNVADRLAFAEVLATGRPMNASMDEVYRIFDLDPQETTTVESYLQDYFGRILKKLKELDYEKTKAKKQKPKRSPFKKS, from the coding sequence ATGACTATATTAATCGTCGGTGCCACGGGCACCTTAGGAAGACAAGTGGCTCGCCGTGCTCTTGATGAGGGGTATAAGGTACGCTGTATGGTACGCAATCCTCAGAAAGCCACCTTTTTAAAAGAATGGGGTGCTGAAATTGTGCAGGGGAATCTGTGTTATCCCCAAACTCTGCCACCTGCTCTTGAAGGCGTGAGTGTGGTAATCGATGCAGCCACCGCCCGACCTACAGATTCCTTCAGTATTAAGCAGATAGACTGGGATGGCAAAGTTGCACTGATTCAAGCAGCAAAAGCTGCTGGTGTGGAGCGGTTTATTTTCTTTTCTATTCTGGATGCAGAAAAATATCCGAATGTACCGTTGATGGAAATCAAGCATTGTACAGAACTGTTTTTGGATGAAGCAGGTCTGAATTACACGATCTTGCGGCTCTGCGGCTTTATGCAAGGCTTAATTGGTCAGTATGCGATTCCCATTCTCGAAGGTCAAGCGGTTTGGGTAACCGGAGAAGCTTCTCCGGTTGCCTATATGGATACTCAGGATATCGCTAAATTTGCGGTTCGCACTCTCTCAGTGCCAGAAACAGAAAAGCAAACTTTTCCTATAGTAGGTACTCGCGCTTGGAGCGCTGACGAAATTATTAACCTGTGTGAGCGATTGACGGGAAAACAGGCAAGGGTATCGCGAATGCCGCTCAATTTACTGCGCACTATGCGCCAGGTGTCACGATTCTTTCAATGGGGTTGGAATGTGGCCGATCGGCTGGCGTTTGCAGAAGTATTAGCAACTGGTAGACCGATGAATGCCTCGATGGATGAAGTTTACCGAATCTTTGACCTAGATCCTCAGGAGACTACCACTGTAGAAAGCTACCTGCAAGATTACTTCGGTCGAATTCTCAAAAAGCTGAAGGAGTTAGATTACGAAAAAACAAAAGCTAAAAAGCAAAAGCCCAAAAGGAGTCCCTTTAAAAAATCTTGA
- a CDS encoding NAD(+) kinase: protein MPKIGIIYNDVKPIAGRVATELKDKLTAAGWDVCMTTGVGGILGYSTPESPVCHTPIDGLTPPGFDSEMSCAVVLGGDGTVLSAFRLVAPRGIPLLTVNTGHMGFLTEAYLNQLPQALESIMAGQYEIEERAMLTVKVFRGESVLWEALCLNEMVLHREPLTSMCHFEIAVGRHAPVDIAADGVIVSTPTGSTAYSLSAGGPVITPGVPALQLVPICPHSLASRALVFADTETVSIFPVNNIRLVMVVDGNAGCYVFPEDRVYMERSQYSARFIRLQSPEFFRILREKLGWGLPHIAKPTSVELP from the coding sequence GTGCCAAAAATAGGCATTATTTACAATGACGTCAAACCGATAGCGGGTCGTGTCGCAACTGAGTTGAAAGACAAGCTGACCGCTGCTGGTTGGGATGTTTGCATGACAACCGGTGTGGGAGGCATCCTAGGCTATTCCACCCCTGAAAGTCCGGTCTGCCACACACCAATTGATGGCTTGACACCCCCTGGTTTTGACTCAGAAATGAGCTGTGCGGTGGTGTTAGGGGGTGATGGCACAGTTCTGTCTGCGTTTCGTCTAGTTGCTCCTCGCGGTATTCCACTGCTAACTGTGAATACTGGCCACATGGGGTTTTTAACTGAAGCTTACCTCAACCAACTGCCGCAAGCGTTGGAAAGCATTATGGCGGGTCAGTATGAAATTGAAGAACGAGCAATGCTGACTGTCAAAGTGTTTCGGGGAGAGTCCGTGTTGTGGGAAGCACTCTGTCTAAATGAAATGGTGCTGCATCGGGAACCGTTAACGAGTATGTGCCATTTTGAGATTGCTGTGGGTCGTCATGCACCGGTCGATATTGCCGCAGATGGTGTAATTGTTTCAACGCCGACTGGTTCTACTGCCTATTCGTTGAGTGCTGGTGGTCCGGTGATTACGCCTGGGGTACCAGCGCTGCAACTCGTGCCAATTTGCCCCCATTCCTTAGCTTCTAGGGCATTAGTATTTGCCGATACTGAAACAGTGTCAATCTTTCCGGTTAATAATATTCGATTAGTAATGGTGGTAGACGGCAATGCTGGGTGCTATGTTTTTCCAGAAGATCGGGTGTATATGGAGCGATCGCAATACTCAGCACGGTTCATTCGCTTGCAGTCACCTGAGTTCTTCCGGATTTTGCGGGAAAAATTAGGTTGGGGTCTACCCCATATAGCAAAACCTACCTCGGTAGAACTGCCTTAG
- the nblR gene encoding response regulator transcription factor NblR has product MSTGILDRNPCVLLVEPDETLATQVSLDLKESGYEPVVAHDATNGIYQVRDRQPALIVVDRMLAGESGLGLCNYLRSNGAQMPLLVLMARDTVDDRVACLESGADDYFLKPYRSEEFLKLVRLYLRPDPGETEQLRFGDLVLDLTTRRALRHGRAIDLTMKEFELLKYLMEHPREVLTREQILENVWGYDFMGESNVIEVYIRYLRLKIEDEGQKRLIQTVRGVGYVLRET; this is encoded by the coding sequence ATGAGTACAGGAATTCTTGACCGCAATCCCTGTGTATTGTTAGTTGAACCGGATGAGACTCTGGCGACTCAGGTTAGTCTGGATTTGAAAGAATCTGGCTATGAACCCGTCGTTGCTCACGATGCAACAAATGGTATATATCAAGTCCGTGATCGCCAGCCTGCTTTAATTGTGGTAGACCGGATGCTAGCAGGGGAATCAGGACTAGGGCTCTGTAATTATCTAAGGAGTAATGGCGCACAGATGCCCTTGCTAGTTCTAATGGCGCGCGATACAGTTGACGATCGGGTGGCTTGCCTGGAATCGGGAGCAGATGATTACTTCCTTAAGCCTTACCGTTCAGAGGAATTTTTAAAACTGGTGCGCCTCTACTTGCGCCCCGATCCTGGTGAAACAGAGCAATTGAGGTTTGGTGATCTGGTTTTAGATCTGACAACCCGCAGAGCGTTGCGCCACGGACGGGCAATTGATTTAACAATGAAAGAATTTGAACTGCTAAAGTATCTGATGGAGCATCCCCGCGAGGTGTTAACCCGCGAACAAATTCTAGAAAATGTCTGGGGCTACGACTTTATGGGAGAGTCGAATGTAATTGAAGTTTATATTCGGTATTTACGCCTCAAAATCGAAGATGAAGGACAAAAGCGCCTAATTCAAACAGTGCGAGGTGTGGGGTACGTTTTACGGGAAACCTAG
- a CDS encoding DUF192 domain-containing protein — MRYWATVLGVVLGNLLISCSSPTPAVSPPPTQVQMPVSGQTLPISAQAVIAGRKIELEVARTQQQQAMGLMHRTSLADNRGMLFPFESAQPVRFWMKNVRIPLDMIFLQDGKVKAIAPSVPPCKTEPCPTYGPNTAVNQVIELRGGRSVKLGLKVGDQVKIEFVDSKRIGS; from the coding sequence GTGAGGTACTGGGCAACTGTACTAGGAGTAGTGTTGGGTAATCTGCTAATCAGCTGTTCTTCGCCAACGCCAGCTGTGTCACCACCGCCTACTCAAGTTCAAATGCCGGTATCAGGTCAAACACTACCTATTTCAGCTCAGGCTGTTATTGCTGGACGTAAGATTGAGTTGGAAGTAGCGCGGACGCAGCAACAACAGGCAATGGGATTGATGCACAGAACTAGTTTGGCAGATAACCGAGGAATGCTGTTTCCATTTGAATCGGCTCAGCCTGTCCGGTTTTGGATGAAGAATGTACGCATCCCACTTGATATGATTTTTCTGCAGGATGGGAAAGTGAAGGCGATCGCCCCCTCAGTACCTCCTTGTAAAACTGAACCTTGTCCCACTTACGGTCCAAACACAGCAGTGAATCAGGTGATCGAACTTCGGGGTGGACGATCGGTAAAACTAGGTCTGAAGGTGGGCGATCAGGTAAAAATTGAATTTGTGGACTCTAAACGTATTGGGTCTTAA
- a CDS encoding DUF2949 domain-containing protein: protein MAPATYTQFIRFLQEDLAISAPSIAMAIRHREQDPGPLPMILWQYGLITLEQLDKIYDWLETA from the coding sequence ATGGCACCAGCGACTTATACGCAATTTATTCGTTTTCTGCAGGAAGATCTAGCAATTTCGGCACCTTCCATTGCGATGGCTATCCGGCATCGGGAACAAGATCCAGGTCCTTTACCGATGATTCTTTGGCAATATGGTCTAATTACACTGGAACAGTTAGATAAAATTTACGATTGGTTGGAGACCGCATAG
- a CDS encoding alanine--glyoxylate aminotransferase family protein, with protein sequence MDDKLMLMIPGPTPVPEAALLALAKHPIGHRTSEFSNLLAEVTQNLKWLHQTESDVLMLTTSGTGAVEAGIINFLSPGDRVLIGCNGKFGDRWAEVAQAYSLQVEKITAEWGQPLDPQLFQEKLEADTEKQIKAVIITHSETSTGVLNDLETINRYVKQHGEALMIVDAVTSLGAVNLPMDTWGLDVVASGSQKGYMIPPGLGFVAVSPKAWEAYKTAKLPRYYLDLGKYRKATAKNTTPFTPPVNLIVALHATLRMMQAEGLESIFTRHQRLMNATRAAIKGLNLPLLTADSCASHAITAVAPSSVEAEQIRAIMKKQFDIALAGGQDHLKGKIFRIGHLGFVSERDILSAIASLEVALRELGYEGFTPGSGVAAAARVFAQS encoded by the coding sequence ATGGACGACAAGCTGATGCTGATGATTCCCGGTCCAACGCCAGTACCGGAGGCGGCGTTACTCGCTCTAGCCAAGCACCCAATCGGTCACCGTACTAGTGAATTTAGTAACTTGCTGGCGGAGGTGACTCAAAATCTGAAATGGCTACACCAAACTGAGAGTGATGTGCTGATGCTGACTACCAGTGGCACTGGTGCAGTGGAAGCAGGAATAATTAACTTTCTCAGTCCAGGCGATCGCGTCTTAATAGGGTGTAATGGCAAGTTTGGCGATCGCTGGGCGGAAGTCGCTCAAGCCTACAGCCTACAAGTAGAAAAAATCACCGCCGAGTGGGGACAACCCCTTGACCCCCAGCTATTTCAAGAAAAACTTGAAGCTGATACCGAAAAGCAGATTAAAGCGGTCATTATTACCCATAGTGAAACTTCAACGGGTGTGCTGAATGACCTAGAAACCATCAACCGTTACGTTAAGCAACACGGCGAAGCACTCATGATTGTTGATGCCGTAACTAGCTTAGGAGCAGTCAATCTGCCAATGGATACTTGGGGCTTAGATGTGGTTGCTTCCGGTTCGCAAAAAGGCTACATGATTCCCCCTGGATTAGGATTTGTCGCCGTCAGTCCTAAAGCTTGGGAAGCTTACAAAACTGCTAAACTGCCACGCTACTACTTAGATTTAGGCAAGTATCGCAAAGCTACCGCGAAAAATACTACCCCCTTTACTCCGCCAGTTAATCTAATAGTGGCACTGCACGCTACTTTACGGATGATGCAAGCTGAAGGTTTAGAATCAATCTTTACTCGCCACCAACGGTTAATGAATGCCACCCGCGCCGCGATCAAAGGGTTGAACCTACCTTTACTCACGGCGGATAGTTGTGCCAGTCATGCCATTACAGCCGTAGCGCCAAGCTCAGTTGAAGCTGAGCAGATTCGGGCAATTATGAAGAAGCAATTTGACATTGCGTTGGCTGGAGGACAAGACCACCTGAAGGGCAAAATCTTTCGGATTGGGCATCTAGGCTTTGTCAGCGAGCGCGATATCCTAAGTGCGATCGCCTCGTTAGAAGTTGCTTTGCGAGAATTGGGCTATGAAGGGTTTACTCCTGGTTCTGGTGTAGCGGCTGCGGCTCGCGTATTTGCTCAGTCTTAA